Proteins from a genomic interval of Arachis hypogaea cultivar Tifrunner chromosome 10, arahy.Tifrunner.gnm2.J5K5, whole genome shotgun sequence:
- the LOC112715360 gene encoding uncharacterized protein, with the protein MKFYRECEPGSDWTYNGKMAPIRLRANQLTKEATTTWLYLIFSYIEPKSHFTDITLDVATLLYCILDDKQVDLHKLIHNKMKDTFKSRLLPFPSLVMRLAEENGIHPDEGELMIETSEHAKVIPHGIKFKGEAAESSRPWRRHSTTEGSSLNPMAAVWQRLTEIETRTMNRLASNEHRNKQRYGQLMVMAKGQDPGPEEPDTPEEEVEQPTDHESGEE; encoded by the coding sequence ATGAAATTCTACAGAGAATGTGAGCCAGGTTCAGATTGGACTTACAATGGAAAAATGGCTCCCATCAGATTGAGAGCAAACCAGCTCACAAAGGAAGCCACTACTACATGGCTTTACTTGATCTTCAGCTACATCGAGCCGAAATCGCACTTCACTGACATTACATTAGATGTAGCCACTCTACTGTACTGCATCTTAGACGACAAGCAGGTGGATCTCCACAAGCTTATCCATAACAAGATGAAGGATACCTTCAAATCTCGCTTACTTCCATTTCCGAGTCTTGTTATGAGATTGGCTGAGGAGAATGGAATCCACCCGGATGAAGGCGAGTTGATGATTGAAACCTCCGAGCATGCCAAAGTCATTCCACATGGGATAAAGTTCAAGGGTGAAGCTGCGGAATCATCAAGACCTTGGCGCCGCCATTCTACCACCGAGGGCTCCTCTTTGAACCCGATGGCAGCTGTTTGGCAAAGGCTCACGGAGATAGAAACTCGAACCATGAACCGTCTGGCAAGCAATGAGCACCGCAACAAGCAGCGATATGGGCAACTCATGGTGATGGCTAAGGGACAGGATCCAGGTCCGGAGGAGCCAGACACACCCGAGGAGGAGGTTGAGCAGCCTACAGACCATGAGAGCGGAGAGGAATAA